A genome region from Diorhabda carinulata isolate Delta chromosome 2, icDioCari1.1, whole genome shotgun sequence includes the following:
- the LOC130903648 gene encoding uncharacterized protein LOC130903648, whose protein sequence is MDATPSTSGLSSPLKRRKLISLGHLSLNKKQSMINLYKQILTDQPKIKFTAVVSKIVTTMGIAKSTVYRTIKEYRSTGTVVSPKHSGGCPGLVKTFDETSKNIIRRIVHSFFLKNEIPTLNKILNEIKKNMDLQNVSHSSLYKLMKEINFKYLKRSRKSDLIERDDIVRWRYSTSIKRYRSEGRPLYYLDEK, encoded by the exons atgGATGCTACTCCAAGTACCAGCGGTCTTTCTTCTCCACTAAAAAGACGGAAATTGATAAGTTTGGGTCATTTATCACTAAACAAAAAACAGAGTAtgataaatttgtataaacaaattttaactgATCAACCAAAAATCAAGTTTACTGCTGTCGTGTCTAAAATTGTTACAACGATGG gGATTGCGAAATCGACTGTGTATCGTACGATAAAAGAATATCGAAGTACGGGAACAGTTGTTAGTCCAAAACATTCTGGAGGTTGTCCAGGCCTTGTTAAAACATTTGATGAAACTAGTAAAAATATCATTCGACGAATTGTACATAGTTTCTTTCTTAAAAACGAGATCCCcacattgaacaaaattttaaatgaaattaagaaaaacatgGATTTACAAAATGTCTCTCATTCATCATTATACAAACTTATGAAAGAAATCAATTTCAA atatttgaaaagaaGCCGTAAGAGTGATTTAATAGAACGTGATGATATTGTAAGGTGGAGATACTCAACATCTATCAAACGTTACAGGTCAGAAGGTAGACCACtctattatttagatgaaaaataa
- the LOC130903478 gene encoding uncharacterized protein LOC130903478: MTVFCVICKKRPISYDRTRSFHRFPANENAKKAWMSVIGVSSITKLSTVCSDHFDQSSYHQTDGYTHLRRLLADAIPSLNGFKKNEFDSNQAIIVPKTEPPEDNSLATENTTDSYKDSNAMIHLNSEENFYGSQFAFNAVNKQSSISSIPSSSVENIKLSPIILEQKASDSEASFIQEQSSSSSNEKEILNYTTNIKRKHPMLTAGNPTKKMKIRFMDGFQTKYISRHDFVSDQAWDNFLRFCAIKNYQKENYRLKNLRSKRKIEHLKELNAKMKNVAKEDF, translated from the exons ATGACTGTATTTTGTGTAATTTGTAAGAAGAGACCAATTTCTTACGACAGGACTCGGAGTTTTCACCG atttccTGCAAATGAGAATGCAAAAAAGGCATGGATGTCTGTAATTGGTGTGTCTAGCATTACAAAACTATCGACCGTTTGTAGTGATCATTTTGATCAAAGCTCTTATCACCAAACTGATGGTTATACTCATTTAAGACGACTCTTGGCTGATGCAATTCCCTCTTTaaatggatttaaaaaaaatgaattcgatTCAAATCAAGCCATAATTGTCCCAAAAACAGAACCTCCTGAGGATAATTCACTAGCTACAGAAAACACAACTGATTCATACAAGGATTCAAATGCAATGATACATTTAAATAG tgaagaaaatttttatggtaGTCAATTTGCATTCAACGCAGTAAATAAACAGTCTTCTATTTCTTCAATACCATCAAGTTCAGtagaaaacatcaaattgtCACCAATTATTTTAGAACAGAAAGCTTCAGACTCCGAGGCTTCTTTTATTCAAGAACAATCAAGTAGTTCAagcaatgaaaaagaaattttaaattacacTACAAATATAAAGAG GAAACATCCAATGCTAACTGCAGGAAATCCTACCAAAAAGATGAAAATTCGTTTTATGGATGGTTTCCAAACTAAATACATATCAAGACATGATTTTGTTTCCGATCAAGCATGGGATAATTTCTTGAGGTTTTGCGCTATTAAAAATTACCAGAAAGAAAATTACAGACTGAAAAATCTCAGGTCAAAACGAAAAATAGAACATTTAAAAGAACTTAAtgctaaaatgaaaaatgttgccaaagaagatttttga